In Oryzias melastigma strain HK-1 linkage group LG18, ASM292280v2, whole genome shotgun sequence, one DNA window encodes the following:
- the LOC112139941 gene encoding protein NLRC3 isoform X2: protein MDSTGEQQTKVESSASSCVSMRSDQSRDNNPFFSNENEQQRGQQLTKRIQSSASSDVSMRSNQSRDNNPFFSSENEQQKGQELKQRVQSSASSCVSMRSDQSRDNNPFFGAEDEPKGQQLKQRVQSSASSCVSMRSDQSRDNNPFFSSENEQQRKRRTDVCDEELLSCCSLCQEVLRNPVSTICGHWYCRQCITSYWDQSDPSGLCSCPQCGEKSGRREGLQTISQNRTAQSKTEHFLADVGLQELLDEHQISVKRRHENASEGTDDTGRETPLKKIYTELYITARLREEVHSQHEVRQLETACIINSPHDVPVRCHDIFKVLTDQHGPIRVVLTSGVAGVGKTFLVQKFTLDWAEGLENQDISAVIPLSFREMNLIRDEQHSLLTLIQVFYPTFQKITAEQLSVCKLLFIFDGLDESRLSLDFNNSQVVSDVTQKSSINVLLTNLIQGHLLPSALIWITSRPAATNQIPPSCVSRVTEVRGFTDSQKEEYFRRRFSDEDLSSRVFSHIKASKSLFIMCRVPVFCWITAVVLEHMMATEKIGDLPTTMTDLYSHFLIVQTKRKKNKYQQEHEENPQELTEADMDVLLKLGRLAFEHLEKGNIMFYQEDLEQCGLDVTEASLYSGVCTEIFRRECEIFQKAVYCFVHLSVQEFLAAVYMMHCYNNNKMEVLENFLDEKIYNCPLDYLFYKVYLKSHLNQTGQLDVFLRFLHGLTIDSHQKILGKLLGHTKTSPDTVQTIINNLKKGKACKMSPDQSINIFHCLMEMKDLSVLQEVQEFLKSENKSDKNLSEIHCSALAYMLQMSEEVLDKVDLNKYTTTPAGRMRLIPLVRNCRKFWFNSRSLAGKSKHCLHPHIPEPSDLYWNIMASALNSNPSHLTELDLSGSNLHTLAMKFLCEGLESPNCKLEILRLKNCCLSKVHCEVLASALKSNPSHLTELDLRENNLQESDIQQLIDLLQSSDSKLETLRWV, encoded by the exons ATGGATTCCACTGGAGAACAGCAGACAAAAGTGGAGTCTTCAGCGTCCAGCTGTGTGAGCATGAGGAGTGACCAGTCCAGAGATAACAATCCATTCTTCAGTaatgaaaatgaacaacaaag AGGTCAGCAGCTCACAAAGAGAATCCAATCTTCCGCGTCCAGCGATGTGTCCATGAGGAGTAACCAGTCCAGAGACAACAACCCATTCTTCAGTTCTGAAAATGAACAGCAAAA AGGTCAGGAGCTCAAACAGAGAGTTCAGTCTTCAGCGTCCAGCTGTGTGTCCATGAGGAGTGACCAGTCCAGAGACAACAACCCATTCTTTGGTGCTGAAGATGAACCAAA AGGTCAACAGCTCAAACAGAGAGTTCAGTCTTCAGCGTCCAGCTGTGTGTCCATGAGAAGTGACCAGTCCAGAGACAACAACCCATTCTTCAGTTCTGAAAATGAACAACAGAG AAAAAGGAGGACTGATGTTTGTGATGAGGAGCTGCTGTCCTGCTGTTCTTTGTGTCAGGAGGTTCTGAGGAATCCAGTATCTACCATCTGTGGACACTGGTACTGCAGGCAGTGCATCACCTCATACTGGGACCAGTCTGATCCATCAGGACTCTGCTCCTGTCCACAGTGTGGAGAGAAATCAGGACGCAGAGAAGGACTACAGACCATCAGTCAGAACAGAACTGCTCAAagtaaaactgaacattttttagcaGATGTTGGTCTGCAGGAGCTTTTAGATGAACATCAGATCAGTGTGAAGAGGAGGCATGAAAATGCATCTGAGGGAACTGATGACACAGGAAGAGAAACTCCCCTCAAAAAGATCTACACTGAGCTCTACATCACAGCAAGACTGAGAGAAGAGGTTCATAGCCAACATGAAGTGAGGCAGCTTGAGACAGCCTGCATAATCAACTCCCCCCATGATGTTCCTGTCAGGTGTCATGACATCTTCAAGGTCCTAACTGACCAACATGGACCCATCAGAGTGGTTCTGACCAGTGGTGTTGCTGGAGTTGGAAAAACCTTCTTGGtgcagaagttcactctggactgggccGAGGGCTTGGAGAACCAAGACATCAGTGCAGTGATTCCTCTTTCATTCAGGGAGATGAACTTGATCAGAGATGAGCAGCACAGTCTTCTCACTCTCATCCAAGTTTTCTATCCAACCTTCCAGAAGATCACAGCAgagcagctgtctgtctgtaaacttctcttcatctttgatggtctggatgaaaGCAGACTTTCTCTGGACTTCAACAACAGTCAGGTGGTGTCTGATGTCACTCAGAAGTCATCAATCAATGTTCTTCTGACAAACCTCATCCAGGGACATCTGCTTCCCTCAGCTCTAATCTGGATCACTTCCAGACCTGCAgcaaccaatcagatccctccttcatgtgtcTCCAGGGTAACAGAAGTACGAGGCTTCACTGACTCccagaaggaggagtacttcaggagGAGATTCAGTGATGAAGATCTGTCCAGCAGAGTCTTCTCCCACATCAAGGCCTCCAAGAGTCTCTTCATCATGTGTAGAGttccagtcttctgctggatcactgctgtggttctggagcACATGATGGCCACAGAAAAGATAGGAGACCTTCCCACCACTATGACTGACTTGTACTCACACTTCCTGATAGTCCAGACaaagagaaagaagaacaaATACCAACAGGAGCATGAAGAGAATCCACAGGAGCTGACAGAGGCTGACATGGACGTTCTCCTGAAGCTGGGGAGGCTGGCCTTTGAACATCTGGAGAAAGGAAACATCATGTTCTACCAAGAAGACCTGGAGCAGTGTGGTCTGGATGTCACAGAGGCCTCTTTGTACTCTGGAGTTTGTACTGAGATCTTCAGAAGAGAGTGTGAGATCTTCCAGAAAGCAGTTTACTGCTTTGTTCATCTGAgcgttcaggagtttctggctgcagTTTACATGATGCACtgttacaacaacaacaagatggAGGTGCTGGAAAACTTCCTGGACGAAAAAATTTACAACTGTCCTTTGGATTATCTTTTTTACAAAGTCTATTTAAAGTCCCATCTGAATCAAACTGGTCAACTGGATGTGTTTCTTCGCTTCCTTCATGGTCTCACTATAGACTCCCACCAAAAAATCTTAGGAAAACTGCTGGGTCACACAAAGACTAGTCCCGATACAGTCCAGACAATCATCAACaatcttaaaaaaggaaaagcatgcAAAATGTCTCCTGACCAAAGTATCAACATCTTCCACTGTCTGATGGAGATGAAGGATCTCTCAGTTCTTCAGGAGGTCCAAGAGTTCCTGAAATCAGAGAACAAATCAGACAAGAACCTCTCAGAGATCCACTGCTCTGCTCTGGCCTACATGCTCCAGATGTCAGAGGAGGTTCTGGACAAGGTTGACCTAAACAAATACACCACAACACCAGCGGGTCGTATGAGGCTTATCCCGTTGGTGAGGAACTGCAGAAAATTTTG GTTCAACTCAAGATCCCTAGCGGGAAAATCAAAGCACTGCTTGCA CCCTCACATTCCTGAACCATCTGACCTTTATTGGAATATCATGGCCTCCGCTCTGAACTCCAACCCCTCCCATCTGACAGAGCTGGATCTGAGTGGGAGCAACCTGCATACTTTAGCGATGAAGTTCCTGTGTGAAGGACTGGAGAGTCCAAACTGCAAACTGGAAATACTGAG ATTGAAGAACTGCTGTCTGTCAAAGGTCCACTGTGAAGTTTTAGCCTCAGCTTTGAAGTCCAACCcgtcccacctgacagaactggatcTGAGAGAGAATAATCTACAGGAGTCAGACATTCAGCAGCTCATTGATCTGTTACAGAGTTCAGACAGCAAACTggagactctgag GTGGGTCTGA
- the LOC112139942 gene encoding uncharacterized protein LOC112139942 isoform X2 has protein sequence MMEMRNSKELEPPGFSCSAFTKSVQFRDEFLNTTRLQFPHTDQSSTSSCVSMRSDFSKVDNPNFSAELGPPEPKGQRLPDRLQSSASSCQSIKSDFSKVDNPNFSSEPGPSGSKGQRLPDRLQSSASSCESMKSDFSKVDNPNFSSERVPSGSK, from the exons atGATGGAGATGAGGAACTCGAAGGAACTGGAACCTCCAGGATTCAGCTGTTCAGCGTTCACGAAGTCGGTTCAGTTCAGAGATGAATTCTTAAACACAAC ACGTCTGCAGTTTCCACACACAGACCAATCTTCAACATCCAGCTGTGTCTCCATGAGGAGCGACTTCTCCAAAGTCGACAACCCTAACTTCAGTGCTGAACTCGGACCACCAGAACCAAA aggtCAGCGGCTTCCTGACAGACTCCAGTCTTCAGCATCCAGCTGTCAGTCCATAAAGAGTGATTTCTCCAAAGTTGATAACCCCAACTTTAGTTCGGAACCTGGACCCTCAGGCTCAAA aggtCAGCGGCTTCCTGACAGACTCCAGTCTTCAGCATCCAGCTGTGAGTCCATGAAGAGTGACTTCTCCAAAGTTGATAACCCCAACTTTAGTTCAGAACGTGTACCCTCAGGCTCCAAGTAA